The Deltaproteobacteria bacterium genome window below encodes:
- a CDS encoding glycosyltransferase family 4 protein, translating to MVRRKLKVALGHPGLGYGGSEARVMWGIEALKDSYEVSLITTGEVDLARLNQYYGTNVQPHEITVLRVPLPSFILKMAGGDALRGALYGRFCRKVANQFDVLISTYNFCDFGVPAIHCLADFSWNEEIRTRSDPIPMGLRGVFHRHSIIRKGYLALVKTLASPSGRNLLSGEDLLLANSTWSAGIMKKKYGVDIEVLYPPVFDGFPEVPPDRKTWGFVCIGRISSEKRIEQILEILERVRRRGQNIHLHVIGKIDGTPYARKILRLSQEYGDWVFFEGTKFGENKAKILAWHRFGIHARKNEPFGISVAEMLKAGCITFVPKEGGQAEITNHPLLLYDSVEDAVKKIEAVLRQPDLQTELRDHLVRQSERFSTNRFIDEFRKAVEQFICMKNGVKKGAA from the coding sequence ATGGTTCGGCGTAAGCTGAAAGTAGCGCTTGGACACCCCGGCTTGGGTTACGGGGGCTCCGAAGCACGAGTCATGTGGGGGATTGAGGCTCTGAAAGATAGTTATGAGGTATCCCTCATCACAACTGGGGAAGTTGATTTAGCTAGACTGAATCAGTATTACGGCACAAATGTTCAGCCCCATGAAATAACAGTTCTTCGCGTACCACTTCCATCGTTTATATTGAAAATGGCGGGGGGAGATGCCCTTCGTGGCGCTCTTTACGGACGATTCTGCCGCAAGGTTGCAAATCAGTTCGATGTTCTGATCAGCACTTACAACTTTTGTGATTTTGGTGTGCCAGCTATCCATTGCCTGGCCGATTTCTCATGGAATGAAGAGATACGCACAAGGTCTGATCCTATTCCCATGGGACTTCGCGGTGTTTTCCACCGACATAGCATCATTCGAAAAGGTTACCTGGCTCTGGTAAAGACCTTGGCATCGCCTTCAGGAAGGAACCTATTAAGCGGGGAGGATCTCCTTCTAGCCAATTCCACGTGGTCAGCCGGTATTATGAAAAAGAAGTATGGAGTTGATATCGAGGTACTTTATCCACCTGTATTTGATGGTTTTCCTGAAGTCCCACCAGATCGGAAGACGTGGGGTTTTGTCTGCATTGGCCGCATCTCTTCTGAAAAACGTATAGAGCAGATTCTAGAAATTCTGGAACGAGTCCGCAGGCGAGGGCAAAACATACATCTTCACGTAATTGGCAAGATTGACGGAACGCCATATGCCAGGAAGATTCTAAGACTAAGTCAAGAGTACGGCGATTGGGTCTTTTTTGAAGGTACCAAGTTTGGCGAGAACAAGGCAAAAATCCTCGCATGGCATCGTTTTGGTATCCACGCCCGCAAGAACGAACCTTTTGGCATATCTGTTGCTGAAATGCTCAAAGCTGGCTGTATTACGTTTGTGCCGAAAGAAGGAGGGCAAGCGGAGATTACGAACCATCCGCTTTTGCTCTATGACTCGGTTGAGGATGCGGTTAAGAAGATTGAAGCTGTCCTCCGGCAGCCAGACTTACAAACTGAATTACGAGATCACTTAGTAAGGCAAAGTGAGCGATTTTCTACAAACAGATTTATAGATGAATTTAGAAAAGCTGTAGAGCAATTTATTTGTATGAAAAACGGGGTGAAAAAAGGGGCAGCATAA
- a CDS encoding WecB/TagA/CpsF family glycosyltransferase, whose protein sequence is EARPDVLWVALGTPKQDLWIFEHKESLRVPVAIGVGAAFRFLSGHVKRAPKWVGDSGLEWIWRLLCQPRKLWRRELIEVPQFVTLALLELMGLKEFE, encoded by the coding sequence CGAGGCCAGGCCGGACGTGCTGTGGGTGGCGCTTGGTACGCCAAAGCAGGATCTCTGGATCTTCGAGCACAAGGAATCGTTAAGAGTCCCGGTAGCCATTGGTGTTGGTGCTGCCTTCAGGTTCCTGAGTGGTCATGTCAAACGAGCTCCCAAATGGGTGGGAGATAGTGGATTGGAATGGATCTGGCGTCTGCTTTGCCAGCCAAGAAAGTTGTGGCGCAGGGAATTGATTGAGGTTCCACAATTTGTAACTCTGGCGCTTTTAGAGTTGATGGGTCTCAAAGAGTTTGAATAG